One Brassica napus cultivar Da-Ae chromosome C4, Da-Ae, whole genome shotgun sequence genomic region harbors:
- the LOC111205641 gene encoding uncharacterized protein LOC111205641, whose product MGAGYLFNLPVSIPFWIDIKGLPLHFWHEKVIYNIGLELGTLDDYIISQTFLRMRVSLNGLNPIIKDTIVDFDTVEREARRQHVLQSNAEGIMEETAASIIAVATRVANASTQPPLLPGPGMSIPKRRGRPPKEKKQSPRPKILTGLLTSDEERTCKCETSEGFSHPRSSSSLAVLSRNCRGLGNPKTVQRLKDLHKLHSSDVLFLMETKNPDSFVLNELRDLCYNSHYLVSPHGHGGGGLALFWNSCIDIQIVSSRHNFIDTTAVVKGQAFNCTFTYGAPDMRRRQEVWDSLAAISSSRPGPWFLTEDFNEMMENSEKSGGTDRSENNFVLN is encoded by the exons ATGGGAGCCGGTTATCTCTTCAACCTTCCCGTCTCAATCCCTTTTTGGATTGATATCAAGGGTCTTCCCCTCCACTTTTGGCACGAGAAAGTTATTTACAACATTGGACTGGAGCTGGGAACCCTTGATGACTACATCATCTCCCAGACGTTCCTGCGAATGCGTGTATCTCTCAATGGCCTAAACCCCATCATCAAAGACACCATTGTCGACTTCGACACAG TGGAAAGAGAAGCTCGTCGCCAACATGTCCTGCAGAGCAATGCGGAAGGCATCATGGAAGAAACGGCCGCTTCAATCATTGCAGTTGCCACTAGAGTAGCAAATGCTAGCACCCAACCGCCTCTTCTCCCTGGCCCTGGAATGTCTATTCCCAAACGTAGAGGCAGACCTCCAAAAGAGAAAAAGCAATCTCCCAGACCAAAAATCTTAACTGGACTTCTC ACCAGTGATGAAGAGCGTACCTGCAAGTGTGAAACCTCAGAAGGATTTTCACACCCAAGATCCTCCTCTTCCTTAGCTGTACTAAGCAGGAACTGTCGAGGGTTAGGGAATCCCAAGACAGTCCAGCGACTCAAAGATCTCCACAAGCTACACTCTTCGGATGTACTTTTCTTAATGGAGACGAAAAATCCCGACAGCTTCGTTCTTAATGAGCTACGAGACCTTTGCTACAACTCTCATTATCTGGTATCTCCACATGGTCATGGTGGAGGTGGTCTCGCTTTATTCTGGAACAGCTGCATTGACATTCAAATTGTTAGTTCACGACACAACTTTATCGACACAACTGCAGTTGTAAAGGGCCAGGCCTTTAACTGTACCTTCACCTATGGTGCACCTGATATGAGAAGAAGACAGGAGGTTTGGGATTCTCTGGCTGCGATCTCATCCTCAAGACCAGGACCCTGGTTCCTGACAGAAGATTTCAACGAAATGATGGAAAACTCAGAGAAATCAGGAGGAACTGATAGATCAGAGAACAACTttgtgttgaactga